Sequence from the Mytilus galloprovincialis chromosome 13, xbMytGall1.hap1.1, whole genome shotgun sequence genome:
ATGCCAATAATACATCACAGATTGCTTCATAAAGGGGCAGATCCAGCATTTTTTAAAGGGCTTGACAACCAAGGATAAGGAATGggggaggggttccaactatatgtccccattgaAATGCATCTATCGTCCTAAATAATGAATGAGtttgatgatacatgtatatgacatagcGTACAAGgggtatacataatatatacaagaaacATGACAATCCTTGAATTTACGTTCATTATTATAGCTTCTTTGCGCTGATGTGGCGGAGagcaaacatcaatcaatcattcttGCACAATACTTTTCCTTCTGACGTTTCAGCtgtattgtttatatgtattCTATAAGATATTCAGGGTAATACTGACTCTCTTGAAATATGCAATAAACTTTCGGATTCTTCTTAATATCTACACAACTATCATATAAAGGTCCACCTTTAAACTGCTGAGGAGGTGTGGTGTAATTTCCCTTTCCTGGACACGATTTTCCCGCCAAAACTTTACACAAAAACATGTATTTGTGATCTTCGTCATCAGGTTGTGCGTAAGAATCGGAATATGAAGCATCTACTGAGAAATGCGTTCCTTTTCCTAACACTCGGCCTTTTTTACCACGGCCCAGACGTGATGTGGTACTTTTGTCCGAAATATTATCAAGACTGTCCGGTGTTGTACCGTGAAACAATGAAATCTCATTGCATTCGTCTTTACCATACTCGCTATCTAATTCGGTCTTTCTCCTGCAagatatgaaaaattaaatacGTGAAAAAACACCAAACTACATAATAAAAGTTTCGTTTGTGATGATCATTCGCTTCATTATCTAgtaaaaaatcattcattttaCTACTATCATACAAagctagaaataaaaaaaatcattgtgaaAATATACATACTGTTTGTACAGGTTCTCtacttgttttatattttaaacacaacatattttttataatatttttttatcaaataaaattttaaaaaaccaTGATACAACTTTAGGTCAGCATAGGGTCTTTAACGAAGCCTCGATTTGAACTATCTACTTACGTCAAGTATTTTTTCCAAATCAGCTTGTTTTGAAGTCTGTGAATAGATATTATGTTCGCTTGTGGCAAGGTCCCCTcaaatttcattttaacattatCCCATTCTATCTTGtctttcttttggtcaaggttgaCCATCATTTTGTTCTTTCTTGCCATAGCTGCCCAATGCGGAGGGGTGTTCAATTTTTCGTCTTTCTTTCCAACGGTGGAAacaactgaaaataaaacaataagatAATCAAGTTCATCGTTAGTGGTATCGTAAACAAGGACACTCGAGGCTATTCAGACTTGATATCAGAAATTCCTAAAAACTTGATATTCATTACTTACTTGTCCATTCGAGTGTATACAGTTAGTGGTAATGTATTAGCACTTAATTTACTTTTCAACACACATTTTGTTTAGTAATCAAAccaatatttgtaatgtttaataaTTAGAAGGTTTTATTTCTGATTGGTCATTTTGAAAGTGTGCAGCACTAGTAGACAAGAAGATACACACTaaaatgttttaatcaatctcatcatagatatcaggattcaaattttgtatatatatgtgcaagacgcgcgtttcgctacaaactcatcagtgacgcttgaataaaaaaaaatgttaaaaatgacaaataaagtacatagctgaagagcattgagaaacaaaaattccaaaaaaagttCTGCCTAAATGCAGCTTAGGTGTACAAAAACTTTTAGTATATCAAAAAGGAAAAGTTTTGATAACAATTAAATTATAATTACgaccatataaatgataattcatgttaaCACATAAAAGAGGTTGTACTTGttacatgtaatataaaattATGAAGCACTTACTTGACGATGGGGCTTTGGAGTAGGTAGTCCAGGTATCAGTTGCAGTAATATAAGAATAAAGAGGAGTATTTTTATGGTCTCCATCAAAGTCCCACCAGTCATAATTGTATTTTTTCTGTaaagtaattattttttataattgtataacgCAAAATTATCTAAAACATTATTTCAGGTTGGTAGATAATTTTTTGATGCTGAAAAGACATCTGACAAAAGCAAAAAGTATTTTTTCgcatttttaatgatttttctgTGGCACACTttaactaataggagaaatattggtaatatcgaaataaaaaagaattaaattacagaaatcgcttaaattttataattatttactttatgtacagcttgtttgaaaacaataataaaaaaaataggttaccgatgagttaaaaaagatatttcaatgtaaacgtcaaaaaatgacattttgcaccaaagggagataatttggagctttttcaatgatataaacattttcaaagtcaTCTGTGGTCAACCCAAATCGATTTGTCTGTATGATTTTTGTGccatattataaagtaataacGAATAGTGTAATAagaaaaatttataatgaaaaaaacaaatgttttatttttactgaattttTTATACCCGCAAGCCTCCTTAAATATGGAACTATGAATCCGTAGACCAATAAATGGAGCAATTGACAGGTGGTGATGCATTATGGGTACTCCTCTGTTATGTGGGTTCTGATTGGTATAGACGTCGTTTACGAGCTCACTGATATTAACAAGGACGGAGgttgaatttcaaaatgatttttttttctatcttgttCTAGAATACAACTTAAAACTATCTTTTACGGACAAGCATATAACTgtgaaataataaatatatgGCCATAAAATTTACTGATGTCCAGCAGAGATGCTTGCATTATTATAATCCAATAATATTACActgcatgtatgtttcattatgatacaatattttgattggctaacagcaaactctcgtcattctgaaattaacattcatttaagaattgaatgcttctttttgtaaatttattggggtgtaaaatcgttgaccgaagtacattttggcgcttcattctaaaaatgtacgcacggtcaacgcttttacaaccctataaagttacaaaaagaagcattcaatacttataattacatttttttagctatgatcatgaaaacacgaattttatatattttattatttaattcacctgtgcactttattgttggagcacgtgttatcatgaatgaaaagttgtattgagcaatgcaactgcttacggaataacacgtgatgtgcagttagccaatcagaataaaatattataatgaaacatgcatctaatgtaattatttcgaAATGGattgtaacattcatgatgacataCGTTTCCAAAATAAAGTGCAGAGGTTaattaaagaaaaacttgatagaaatcttGTTTTCATGACCGTagctaaaaaaaatagttataactATTGACTGCtcctttttgtaacttcatagcaTTGTAAAAGTGTTGCCATGTTTAGAATGATGCGCTTCCGggattcatacaaaatgtacttcggtcaacgcttttacacctcaatgaatttacaaaaaagaagcaTTAAATTCTGAAGTATTTACAAGGTAATTAACATTGTCGTCTGCAGGTTTTGAAACTTCCAGCTGTTTCATAAGATCTGCTTTTTCCTTCGTCAGATTTCCTTCTTGTTTTAGTTCTTCTGTGAACGCTTGAAATTGTTCTTTATTATATTCCTTATAGCATACTGGAAATATAAGTTTAATCTTTCAACATGTTTGTCatctcattatttttaatttaccgCGTCCACCCCAAACGGTATTTTGGGTATAGACTGAATAGTCCATTCTGAAAATTGCGATGTCCAGTTTAAAGGAGATATTTAATGCTATAATGCTTATTGCGAAAGTGCCTAACTCTATATGCACTTTAAAATAgttaatactagaacacacccgcgaaatcgcgggcattcagtatcataagtcatataggttattggggacaggaaaatgtttttttttccaaagttcccaatttttggttttctatcaatttcaatatgaacatacatttagtatgttatgaacatttatttaagtaagaagcctgtaattcagtggttgtcgtttgtttatgtgttacatatttgtttttcgttcattttttgtacgtaaataaggccgctagttttctcgtttgcattgttttacattgtaatttcgggccttttgaaactgagtatgcggtatgggctttactctttgttgaaggccgtacggtgacctatagttgttaatatctgtgtcattttggtcacttgtggagagttgtcttaacatggcaatcataccacatctactttttttttatgtaatcaatgaattttgtaaaagatttaatgactggagaatttcagaaaaagtatcaaaagttcacatgaataattttagcgcttatctgtatattatgaatattcattactatataaatacagcgtatttactttcaattctaagtttactaatcgatccatggtgatcattgatatagtatacagaccctctctatttaataaactctgtgaccgccgtggatagtaaacttgaaaatgatagcagataaaattctgaaaatactttattcgtagtatatgcatgttcaaagtatacagtaaaacgcaaaccggaagtctaatctgacttaaaatttcgtacaatgacgggacaatatccggatgccttttttctcgtttttctcctaaaataactcaatctgaataatcatatggatggatgacaaatgcgactatgcactgtacctataggacacagaggcgtgttgattaatttattctggaaagaagagaaacgacaccaaaaatgaggtcttctcgtttaatagtatagattgtGAGACCATTCCAATATTCCCCCTTGTCTCTAGTAGAAGtattaaaatatttgccactgaacgctaaaatcaatttaataaatgcACCCTTTTTCTTTCCCCTATATGAGTTTATCTGTTTCGATAATTATTTCGATAAGTACATCATATCCATTTTGACTTTCATCTATTCCATTTACTTCCATTGATTATTATATGTTTCACTTGACGTGTAAATCACCAGAGATATTAGTTTTAGTCGGTGTAggtatttttgttacatttatgcTCGTGTCCTTTCTATTACATCACTACTACTATGTATGTTAACGTTAATATGACACTAAAATACATACCTCCCAGAAACATTTCTGTAATTAAACTAAAGTTGGCTAGTTTTAAAAGGCATCCCCCAGTTCGCTCTGCTAATTCTTCATAAAACTTTTCAGCCCTGCTTAGATATCCACTATTGCAATATACGCCATATACctgtaattattaaaaaaaaatgcaactttAAAACAGCTTTACTTCATTATGATTAAAATTTTCTAAGTGTTTAAGAAAAGACAAATACAATGgcctaaagaaaaaaaagacgAAGATAAATATCAAACCAACAAACCATAAGCAGACACAAAATATAGTGAAAATATTTACTAGCAATCAAAATTCGATGTGGAATGTTATGAAACAAATATTTgccattaaaaaaacaaactacatATATACAAAGTTTTAATATCAACAATTTTACGTATGCACATCCACTTAGTATACTACGCATAAAATGACTAAAAGAATAAAAGGTATATGCCAATGAGTCGTATTTTACCTTTACTTCCATTGCTTTCAATGTATTCAGCTCGTCGTGCCAGTTAATCTTCTGGTCAGTATATGATGGTGGATGGGGTTCACAATCTCCAATCACTACCAGAGCCTTGGCAGAGTCTTCTGTCCAATCCAGTTTCTGTGCTTTCTGCAACACCAACTCGTAGCACtgaaatacagtttttttttatatttttgtacttgttttactGATTTCATAAATGATTCTTTTCACTTTCGATTATGTATATACTCTGCATTTTTATCTTAAAACTTAAACGTTGGACgataattttacagtttttgacaGATTCTTGTAGCCTATACTGGTATCAACCATTTACTAACAtgtatcaataaattaaaatgtgacatttaacacattataacaaaataaagatTCACAATTTTTCAAGGTTTGTTCATCAAATAGTTCATTATTCTAAGATATATCAGGAAATACCTCAGGAGTATCACCACCTCCTGTCGCGGGAGTTCCCGCTGCAAAGTCGACAAGCTTCTGTACATCTGAGGTCAAATCCTGGATTTTGATGACGTAATTGTGGTTATCACAAAAATCGCCGTGTGCTATTATTCCAATCCTTATATTTGGTATATCTCTTAATAATCGCTGACATGTTTCTTTTAAATTAGTCCTAACCTACAATAAAGCATGGATGTTTTATGAAAGTTTGGcgttacagacgaacgttcacctgaTCTAACCTGGTCAATTGATTCAATAAGCACGCCAAGAAATGGTCTCAGTGtccacgctgttatgaaaatAATTCCATAAGGCAACACAATGAACTGTCTTCCAAATAAATTAACATGACTTTATCGCGTCCTTACACTATTATATCTTTGCAATTTGTTTAGGTACTATTCTATGCATTTTGACAAACCATACTCTAGATAGAAAGAGTATTCAatattattatcttaaatatcttAGTACCTTCATTAGGTACTGACTCATACTGCCGGTTGTGTCAAAAGAAAAGACTACTTCAACGTTCTTTCCATCGGTTTCAAAACTTGACAGGATGGCATCCTTCAAATTATCATCTACAACAGCTTGGTCTTCTTCCTCACTGTCAGATGAGTCTATAAACAATGTTCATGTTCTATTTAGATTTACCAATTTCAGTTAGTTAGATGGAGAACATAAAACAATAATAGAACCAGACGTTTAAACGTATAGCCTTCAATACGTGTGATTCGATGTAAAAAAAGTCATaccttataaattatttattccaaTGTTTCGAATGTTTCTTGTACACATTAACATTTTCAGTTATCACACTCAGTAATGCTTAAATTATACTAAACGTTTCAGGAAACAATTTTGAAATCGTTTTCAAGCACGAACCAGAtgatccgcagggcgcagctttatacgaccgcagagttagaaccctgaacattggggcaagtatggacacaacattcaagcttgatacagctctgaatttggattgtgattaaatagttgacacaacacaggtttctgacacataatgaatgtggtttaagaccttaaacttaaaaactttaaattttaaattggacattacctaatatggtccaatatccaaaatctaaatacatggttagattcagcatatcaaagaaccccaagaattcaatttttgatgaaatcaaataaagttcaattttggaccctttagacctcagcgtggaccaatctgataaccgggcccctaacataaaaaatctaaatacatggttagattaagcatatatcaaagaaccccatataatatacaatttttgcaatttggaccaacttgaaaactgggcctataatcaaaaatctaaatacaggtttagattcagcatatcaaagaaccccaaggattcaatttttgttgatatcaaacaaagtttaattttggaccacgatttggaccaacttgaaaactgggcccataataaaaattataagtacatgtttagattcagcatatcaaagaaccccaaggattcaaagtttaattttggaccacgatttggaccaacttgaaaactgggtccataataaaaaaaaaatctaagtacatgtttagattcagcatatcaaaaaaccccaagaattcaatttttgttgaaatcaaccaaagtttaatttggaccccaatttggaccaacttgaaaactgggccaataatcaaaaatctaagtacatgtttagattcagtatatcaaagaaccccaagaattcaattttttgttaaaatcaaacttagtttaattttggaccctttggaccttaatgtagaccaatttgaaaatgggacctttttttgttgaaattaaaccttgtgtttaaatttcatagatttctatttacttatacttaagttatggtgcgaaaaccaagaaaaatgcttattttgggtccctttttgacccctaattcctaaactgttttgacctcaactcccaaaatcaatcccaaccttccttttgtgttcataaaccttgtgtttaaatttcattgatttatatttacttatactaaagttattgtgcgaaaaccaagaataatgcttatttg
This genomic interval carries:
- the LOC143057811 gene encoding uncharacterized protein LOC143057811; amino-acid sequence: MGRTKQTARKSTGGKAPRKQLATKATKKSTPAATFIKQTKLMGKGGKGLTETTKTTTASRFKCGCPDVRKGKGGKGLKKGSLAMVTKGKGAETYPDVGKGKGGKGFADFSKGGKRKYSAPSSHKGSKKSKRSDYKDSSDSEEEDQAVVDDNLKDAILSSFETDGKNVEVVFSFDTTGSMSQYLMKVRTNLKETCQRLLRDIPNIRIGIIAHGDFCDNHNYVIKIQDLTSDVQKLVDFAAGTPATGGGDTPECYELVLQKAQKLDWTEDSAKALVVIGDCEPHPPSYTDQKINWHDELNTLKAMEVKVYGVYCNSGYLSRAEKFYEELAERTGGCLLKLANFSLITEMFLGVCYKEYNKEQFQAFTEELKQEGNLTKEKADLMKQLEVSKPADDNVNYLKKYNYDWWDFDGDHKNTPLYSYITATDTWTTYSKAPSSIVSTVGKKDEKLNTPPHWAAMARKNKMMVNLDQKKDKIEWDNVKMKFEGTLPQANIISIHRLQNKLIWKKYLTRKTELDSEYGKDECNEISLFHGTTPDSLDNISDKSTTSRLGRGKKGRVLGKGTHFSVDASYSDSYAQPDDEDHKYMFLCKVLAGKSCPGKGNYTTPPQQFKGGPLYDSCVDIKKNPKVYCIFQESQYYPEYLIEYI